The proteins below come from a single Drosophila kikkawai strain 14028-0561.14 chromosome 3R, DkikHiC1v2, whole genome shotgun sequence genomic window:
- the LOC108085473 gene encoding U6 snRNA methylphosphate capping enzyme Amus: protein MDETNNNNTQLVEKEPVKCAEKRVNTTLENQETKRLKTDNDHHVEAASRPPPQSPKKRLQLNGKPKHSKDLNFMYGNYKHYYGKRILDKEFHDIRLDILGSQPELFRHKQLLDIGCNSGHLSIQIARKFEVKSLVGLDIDRSLVKDAQTTINQLKRQAEPGSGQGFPHNIRFVQGNYVLEDDILLEIERPQFDVILCLSVTKWIHLNFCDAGLKQAFRRMYQQLRPGGKLILEPQSFDGYKRRKKLSEQIRENYNSIKFRPEEFTEYLLSSEVGFANMELMGTPDHCEAGFKRPIQIFTKT, encoded by the exons ATGGATGAGACGAACAATAATAACACGCAGTTAGTGGAAAAAGAGCCGGTAAAATGCGCTGAAAAACGAGTCAATACTACCTTAGAGAACCAGGAAACCAAGAGACTGAAGACAGACAACGACCATCATGTGGAAGCCGCGTCCCGTCCACCTCCCCAGAGCCCAAAAAAGCGGCTACAACTTAATGGGAAGCCCAAGCACAGCAAGGATCTAAACTTTATGTACGGCAACTATAAGCACTACTATGGCAAACGAATTCTGGATAAGGAGTTCCACGACATTCGCCTGGACATACTGGGCTCCCAGCCGGAGTTGTTTCGCCACAAACAGCTCCTGGACATCGGCTGCAACTCCGGCCATCTGTCAATCCAGATAGCACGGAAGTTCGAAGTAAAAAGCCTCGTGGGCCTGGACATAGATCGCAGTCTGGTCAAGGACGCACAGACCACCATTAACCAGCTGAAGCGCCAGGCCGAACCTGGGTCTGGCCAGGGATTCCCCCACAACATACGTTTCGTGCAGGGGAACTATGTGCTAGAGGACGACATACTGTTGGAGATCGAGCGACCGCAGTTCGATGTTATACTCTGCCTGTCGGTCACCAAGTGGATCCACCTCAACTTCTGTGATGCCGGCCTGAAGCAGGCTTTCCGCCGCATGTACCAGCAGCTGCGCCCTGGAGGCAAGCTAATCCTGGAGCCCCAGTCCTTTGATGGCTACAAGCGACGCAAGAAACTATCG GAACAAATTAGGGAAAACTACAATTCCATTAAATTCCGCCCTGAAGAATTCACCGAATATCTATTGAGCTCAGAAGTAGGCTTTGCCAACATGGAACTCATGGGCACTCCCGACCACTGCGAGGCCGGATTCAAGCGTCCCATTCAGATCTTCACCAAAACGTGA
- the LOC108085472 gene encoding CCA tRNA nucleotidyltransferase 1, mitochondrial, translating into MYGQRHLVQLTTQAFASLSLSLRQGSRMAPSPIRAREVSPEAIAQLGKAPRMRQNPAFRKVDTPEFRSIFTPELEALVGLFKKYNYELRIAGGAVRDILMSIPPKDIDFATTATPDQMKAMFEKEEVRMINANGEKHGTITPRINDKENFEVTTLRIDIRTDGRHADVVYTTDWQLDANRRDLTINSMFLGFDGTVYDYFFGYDDLQERRVIFVGEADIRIKEDYLRILRYFRFYGRIAKDANNHDEATLAAIKENAEGLARISGERIWMELKKIVVGNFGSELLLEIHSCKLFEHIGLPENPNLEEFQRLCGVLEQFEKPHYPILYMSGLLHSVEDAMALHKRLKLSAYERDLARFISQEREKVDTEYTTLRDYQKLCLQQYVNRDYVEQLLKYSNKVELYNQLKAWVKPDFPIKGNVLSGHGLKGIRLGFVLNELKILWADSDFKLTAEELLKQLPDILEKVPNSPNKNKRST; encoded by the exons ATGTATGGCCAACGTCACCTCGTCCAACTGACCACACAAGCATTCGCCTCCCTTTCGCTAAGCCTCCGTCAGGGCAGCCGCATGGCGCCGAGTCCAATTCGAGCCCGGGAAGTCTCTCCGGAGGCGATCGCCCAGCTGGGAAAAGCTCCCAGGATGCGCCAGAATCCAGCGTTCCGAAAGGTAGACACACCCGAATTCAGGAGCATATTCACGCCCGAGCTAGAGGCACTGGTGGGTCTGTTCAAGAAGTACAACTACGAGTTGCGGATCGCTGGCGGCGCTGTTCGTGACATTCTGATGAGTATTCCGCCAAAAGACATTGACTTTGCCACCACCGCAACTCCGGACCAGATGAAGGCTATGTTCGAAAAGGAGGAGGTGCGGATGATTAACGCGAATGGCGAAAAGCACGGAACCATTACGCCCCGGATCAATGACAAGGAGAACTTCGAGGTGACAACACTGCGCATTGATATCCGCACCGATGGCCGGCACGCAGATGTTGTGTACACCACCGACTGGCAACTGGACGCGAACCGTCGCGACCTGACTATCAACTCCATGTTTCTGGGCTTCGATGGCACCGTGTACGACTACTTCTTTGGCTACGACGATCTGCAGGAGCGCCGTGTGATATTCGTTGGCGAGGCAGACATTCGCATAAAAGAGGATTACTTGCGTATCCTGCGTTACTTTCGTTTTTACGGGCGCATAGCCAAGGATGCTAACAACCACGATGAGGCCACTCTGGCAGCTATTAAAGAGAATGCCGAAGGTTTGGCTAGGATTAGCGGCGAACGCATTTGGATGGAGCTTAAAAAGATAGTGGTTGGCAATTTTGGATCCGAATTACTACTGGAGATCCATAGTTGCAAGCTTTTCGAGCACATCGGGCTCCCTGAAAATCCCAATTTGGAGGAGTTCCAGCGTTTGTGCGGCGTCCTGGAGCAGTTTGAAAAGCCGCATTATCCCATTTTGTACATGTCTGGACTGCTACACTCTGTGGAGGATGCCATGGCTTTACACAAGCGTTTGAAGCTGTCTGCCTATGAACGGGATTTGGCTCGCTTCATCTCCCAGGAGCGGGAAAAG GTCGATACGGAATACACAACTCTACGTGACTACCAGAAGCTGTGCCTGCAACAGTACGTCAATCGTGATTACGTCGAGCAGTTGTTAAAGTACTCAAATAAAGTGGAACTTTATAATCAGCTCAAGGCCTGGGTAAAGCCGGATTTTCCCATAAAGGGAAATGTTTTAAGTGGCCACGGCCTTAAAGGCATACGTCTTGGATTCGTTTTAAACGAACTGAAGATCCTTTGGGCAGACAGCGACTTTAAGCTTACAGCCGAGGAGTTGCTCAAGCAGCTGCCAGACATCTTGGAGAAGGTTCCGAATTCgcccaataaaaataaacgttcaacttaa